A region of Oryzias latipes chromosome 18, ASM223467v1 DNA encodes the following proteins:
- the intu gene encoding protein inturned isoform X2: MKQMMFNLSIDGCSFSKNLEDFDSIRSVLLHSELEPEWLDNIQKNGELFYLELSEGEEEAALAQATANPCMSTNHVRFSEKEAEIITVHNKQPHSSHTKAAPTLKRLARILRRKSRRSRHREPHSGSRDTSSPPASILKNQTGQRQGEGAHQQLKEVCVYLNPKRLAGSSPLLSDRGSLLEALLGVVHHPTWSTGQTDPEVLRQEERLTVHGLVPNSPATKCGRIFIGDVLVAVDDVDVTPENIERVLSCIPGPAQVRLTLETVALKDRDEARGTSSTQRIKASPPVSQLVRLLWGEDTAELQMSLGHIPHVVMYLSLKLDSSSLQEEEEILYQYPVSEASSQLKGVRGIFLTLSDMLENVTGGRITSSSLLLGKHLVHVGYWKENNNLLVLGLPAERVPLLCLQTVVEDVVRTLKVMYGSLDRAFCTVDHAPKLDHFFCLFFQQLIQPSRLTQGSPMPPQDMSGTLFLDGLPAVRWLTLPAEIKTEVDTVLSDFESSDFGEMSEDVFGLRRLYVILGSCLFYRSYLIANHLPKEDLLDVCLYCQHYCLLPLTTEQRVGQLVIWREVFPQQRAKRGESSMPGYSPLQGRHFLLIVGLRHFMQCVLLEAGGCASPALGSSGPDCVYVDQVKATLLQLEVLEAAMEERLNAPPAPCLSCADWFLPAATARDRLDSLTSSSPVLSKIAGAIKGSSSSGTRGRTFFGEKSRKPSPHRSLSDSGTEGQADAGSGARSKVPPGLSPRSTPDSARKLGGRQDSLGSGGSDGDGGSLGLFKMSRLKHPNPFYLGSLKKILTEKETEEMYNTIKLTSGAENTLFHYVLMETVQGIFIAPTHREVAQLSGSIHPQLIRNFHHCCLSIRAAFQKSLPARSRRAAERPQSSALGFGPIKEHGVLFQCKPENWTEQKKQAPVMTYWVIGRMLLEPVPQEFYVCFHDSVAEVPVEMAFRLSFGLAF; this comes from the exons atgaaacaaatgaTGTTCAACCTTTCGATAGATGGatgttcattttctaagaatttGGAGGATTTCGACTCTATTCGCAGCGTCCTTCTGCACAG TGAGCTGGAACCAGAATGGCTTGACAACATTCAAAAGAATGGGGAACTTTTCTACCTGGAGCTTAGTGAAGGCGAGGAGGAGGCGGCTCTGGCCCAGGCCACAGCAAATCCCTGCATGTCCACCAACCACGTTCGCTTCAGCGAAAAGGAAGCAGAGATCATCACGGTGCACAACAAGCAGCCACACAGCTCACACACCAAAGCTGCTCCCACACTTAAAAGGTTAGCCAGAATCTTGAGGAGGAAATCCCGGCGCTCTCGGCACAGGGAGCCGCACAGTGGAAGCAGAGACACTTCATCGCCACCAGCTTCCATTTTAAAAAACCAGACAGGTCAGCGTCAGGGTGAGGGAGCTCATCAGCAGCTGAAGGAAGTGTGTGTCTACCTCAATCCCAAACGCCTAGCAGGTTCCTCCCCCCTTCTGAGTGACAGAGGAAGCCTGCTGGAGGCGCTGCTGGGAGTGGTACATCACCCCACATGGAGCACAGGACAGACAGACCCTGAAGTGCTCAGGCAGGAGGAAAGACTGACTGTTCATGGATTGGTACCAAACAGTCCAGCAACAAAATGTGGCCGAATCTTTATTG GTGACGTTCTTGTCGCTGTGGATGACGTTGATGTGACCCCAGAGAACATCGAGAGGGTTTTGTCCTGCATCCCAGGACCAGCACAG GTGAGGCTGACGTTGGAAACCGTAGCTCTAAAGGACAGGGACGAGGCCAGGGGCACTTCATCCACTCAGAGGATAAAGGCTTCTCCACCGGTCAGCCAGCTGGTGCGCCTGCTGTGGGGGGAGGACACGGCTGAACTGCAAATGTCACTGGGACACATCCCACACGTTGTCATGTACCTGTCACTTAAACTGGACTCATCGTCGCTGCAGGAAGAG GAAGAAATCTTGTATCAGTATCCCGTCTCTGAGGCATCCAGTCAGCTAAAGGGTGTGAGGGGCATCTTCCTCACTCTGTCGGACATGCTGGAGAACGTCACAGGAGGGCGCATAACCAG TTCTTCTCTGCTGCTGGGGAAACATCTGGTTCACGTCGGCTACTGGAAGGAGAACAACAACTTGCTCGTCCTTGGTCTTCCTGCTGAGAG GGTTCCTCTACTCTGTCTTCAGACGGTGGTGGAAGACGTCGTGCGAACGTTAAAAGTGATGTATGGCTCTTTGGACAG GGCATTCTGCACAGTGGACCATGCTCCCAAGCTGGACCATTTCTTCTGCCTGTTTTTCCAGCAGCTCATTCAGCCTTCACGATTAACCCAAGGTTCCCCGATGCCACCTCAAGATATGTCAGGGACACTATTCCTTGATGGACTACCGGCTGTACGCTGGCTTACTCTGCCTGCAGAAATCAAG acggAGGTGGATACAGTTTTGTCTGATTTTGAGTCCTCTGATTTTGGTGAAATG TCTGAGGACGTTTTTGGCCTGAGGCGCTTGTATGTAATTCTGGGCTCCTGTTTGTTCTACAGG TCCTACCTGATTGCTAACCATCTACCAAAGGAGGACTTGCTGGATGTGTGTCTGTATTGTCAGCACTACTGCCTTCTCCCGCTGACGACAGAGCAGCGAGTGGGTCAGCTGGTCATCTGGAGAGAGGTGTTTCCCCAGCAGAGAGCCAAAAGAGGCGAGAGCTCCATGCCAGGTTACAGCCCGCTTCAGGGAAGACACTTCCTCCTTATTGTGGGCCTG AGGCACTTCATGCAGTGTGTCCTGTTGGAAGCGGGGGGCTGTGCCTCTCCAGCTTTGGGCTCTTCCGGACCAGACTGTGTCTATGTGGATCAG GTCAAAGCTACCCTTCTGCAGCTGGAAGTGTTGGAAGCAGCGATGGAAGAGCGTTTAAATGCTCCACCTGCTCCCTGCCTGTCCTGTGCCGACTGGTTTCTCCCTGCCGCTACAGCCCGGGACCGACTAGACAGCCTGACGTCGTCCTCCCCAGTTTTGAGTAAAATTGCTGGGGCCATTaaaggctcctcctcctcagggaCTAGAGGTCGGACCTTTTTTGGAGAGAAGTCTCGAAAGCCCAGTCCACACAGGAGCTTGTCGGACAGTGGGACTGAAGGACAGGCGGATGCCGGGTCTGGAGCCAGGTCTAAAGTACCTCCAGGTCTCAGTCCACGTTCTACACCAGACTCAGCAAGAAAGCTGGGGGGTCGACAAGACTCGCTGGGGTCTGGAGGTTCTGATGGTGATGGAGGCAGTTTAGGCCTCTTCAAG atgtccaGGTTGAAGCACCCAAACCCTTTCTACCTGGGCTCCCTGAAGAAGATCCTGACTGAGAAGGAGACAGAGGAGATGTATAACACCATCAA ACTAACATCAGGAGCAGAGAACACCTTGTTCCACTACGTTCTGATGGAGACTGTGCAGGGAATCTTCATCGCTCCCACTCACAGAGAAGTGGCTCAGCTCAGTGGATCCATTCATCCACAGCTCATACGCAACTTCCACCACTGCTGCCTCTCCATCCGCGCTGCCTTCCAGAAGAGTCTGCCAGCCAGG AGCCGTCGTGCAGCAGAGCGGCCTCAAAGCTCTGCTCTGGGTTTCGGTCCGATCAAAGAGCACGGCGTTCTGTTCCAGTGTAAACCcgaaaactggactgagcagaAGAAACAAGCCCCTGTCATGACTTACTGGGTTATAGG GCGGATGTTGCTGGAGCCCGTACCTCAGGAGTTTTACGTGTGCTTCCATGACTCAGTGGCGGAGGTTCCTGTGGAGATGGCGTTCAGACTCTCCTTTGGTCTGGCTTTCTAA
- the intu gene encoding protein inturned isoform X3, whose amino-acid sequence MANCSADIPQTRTDKDEVRHQNKSGSDSTSSFSDSDSSNELEPEWLDNIQKNGELFYLELSEGEEEAALAQATANPCMSTNHVRFSEKEAEIITVHNKQPHSSHTKAAPTLKRLARILRRKSRRSRHREPHSGSRDTSSPPASILKNQTGQRQGEGAHQQLKEVCVYLNPKRLAGSSPLLSDRGSLLEALLGVVHHPTWSTGQTDPEVLRQEERLTVHGLVPNSPATKCGRIFIGDVLVAVDDVDVTPENIERVLSCIPGPAQVRLTLETVALKDRDEARGTSSTQRIKASPPVSQLVRLLWGEDTAELQMSLGHIPHVVMYLSLKLDSSSLQEEEEILYQYPVSEASSQLKGVRGIFLTLSDMLENVTGGRITSSSLLLGKHLVHVGYWKENNNLLVLGLPAERVPLLCLQTVVEDVVRTLKVMYGSLDRAFCTVDHAPKLDHFFCLFFQQLIQPSRLTQGSPMPPQDMSGTLFLDGLPAVRWLTLPAEIKTEVDTVLSDFESSDFGEMSEDVFGLRRLYVILGSCLFYRSYLIANHLPKEDLLDVCLYCQHYCLLPLTTEQRVGQLVIWREVFPQQRAKRGESSMPGYSPLQGRHFLLIVGLRHFMQCVLLEAGGCASPALGSSGPDCVYVDQVKATLLQLEVLEAAMEERLNAPPAPCLSCADWFLPAATARDRLDSLTSSSPVLSKIAGAIKGSSSSGTRGRTFFGEKSRKPSPHRSLSDSGTEGQADAGSGARSKVPPGLSPRSTPDSARKLGGRQDSLGSGGSDGDGGSLGLFKMSRLKHPNPFYLGSLKKILTEKETEEMYNTIKLTSGAENTLFHYVLMETVQGIFIAPTHREVAQLSGSIHPQLIRNFHHCCLSIRAAFQKSLPARSRRAAERPQSSALGFGPIKEHGVLFQCKPENWTEQKKQAPVMTYWVIGLQMRLQCVLR is encoded by the exons ATGGCTAATTGTAGTGCAGATATACCTCAAACGAGGACGGATAAGGACGAAGTTAGGCATCAGAACAAGAGCGGCAGTGACTCCACATCAAGTTTCAGCGACTCTGACTCCAGCAA TGAGCTGGAACCAGAATGGCTTGACAACATTCAAAAGAATGGGGAACTTTTCTACCTGGAGCTTAGTGAAGGCGAGGAGGAGGCGGCTCTGGCCCAGGCCACAGCAAATCCCTGCATGTCCACCAACCACGTTCGCTTCAGCGAAAAGGAAGCAGAGATCATCACGGTGCACAACAAGCAGCCACACAGCTCACACACCAAAGCTGCTCCCACACTTAAAAGGTTAGCCAGAATCTTGAGGAGGAAATCCCGGCGCTCTCGGCACAGGGAGCCGCACAGTGGAAGCAGAGACACTTCATCGCCACCAGCTTCCATTTTAAAAAACCAGACAGGTCAGCGTCAGGGTGAGGGAGCTCATCAGCAGCTGAAGGAAGTGTGTGTCTACCTCAATCCCAAACGCCTAGCAGGTTCCTCCCCCCTTCTGAGTGACAGAGGAAGCCTGCTGGAGGCGCTGCTGGGAGTGGTACATCACCCCACATGGAGCACAGGACAGACAGACCCTGAAGTGCTCAGGCAGGAGGAAAGACTGACTGTTCATGGATTGGTACCAAACAGTCCAGCAACAAAATGTGGCCGAATCTTTATTG GTGACGTTCTTGTCGCTGTGGATGACGTTGATGTGACCCCAGAGAACATCGAGAGGGTTTTGTCCTGCATCCCAGGACCAGCACAG GTGAGGCTGACGTTGGAAACCGTAGCTCTAAAGGACAGGGACGAGGCCAGGGGCACTTCATCCACTCAGAGGATAAAGGCTTCTCCACCGGTCAGCCAGCTGGTGCGCCTGCTGTGGGGGGAGGACACGGCTGAACTGCAAATGTCACTGGGACACATCCCACACGTTGTCATGTACCTGTCACTTAAACTGGACTCATCGTCGCTGCAGGAAGAG GAAGAAATCTTGTATCAGTATCCCGTCTCTGAGGCATCCAGTCAGCTAAAGGGTGTGAGGGGCATCTTCCTCACTCTGTCGGACATGCTGGAGAACGTCACAGGAGGGCGCATAACCAG TTCTTCTCTGCTGCTGGGGAAACATCTGGTTCACGTCGGCTACTGGAAGGAGAACAACAACTTGCTCGTCCTTGGTCTTCCTGCTGAGAG GGTTCCTCTACTCTGTCTTCAGACGGTGGTGGAAGACGTCGTGCGAACGTTAAAAGTGATGTATGGCTCTTTGGACAG GGCATTCTGCACAGTGGACCATGCTCCCAAGCTGGACCATTTCTTCTGCCTGTTTTTCCAGCAGCTCATTCAGCCTTCACGATTAACCCAAGGTTCCCCGATGCCACCTCAAGATATGTCAGGGACACTATTCCTTGATGGACTACCGGCTGTACGCTGGCTTACTCTGCCTGCAGAAATCAAG acggAGGTGGATACAGTTTTGTCTGATTTTGAGTCCTCTGATTTTGGTGAAATG TCTGAGGACGTTTTTGGCCTGAGGCGCTTGTATGTAATTCTGGGCTCCTGTTTGTTCTACAGG TCCTACCTGATTGCTAACCATCTACCAAAGGAGGACTTGCTGGATGTGTGTCTGTATTGTCAGCACTACTGCCTTCTCCCGCTGACGACAGAGCAGCGAGTGGGTCAGCTGGTCATCTGGAGAGAGGTGTTTCCCCAGCAGAGAGCCAAAAGAGGCGAGAGCTCCATGCCAGGTTACAGCCCGCTTCAGGGAAGACACTTCCTCCTTATTGTGGGCCTG AGGCACTTCATGCAGTGTGTCCTGTTGGAAGCGGGGGGCTGTGCCTCTCCAGCTTTGGGCTCTTCCGGACCAGACTGTGTCTATGTGGATCAG GTCAAAGCTACCCTTCTGCAGCTGGAAGTGTTGGAAGCAGCGATGGAAGAGCGTTTAAATGCTCCACCTGCTCCCTGCCTGTCCTGTGCCGACTGGTTTCTCCCTGCCGCTACAGCCCGGGACCGACTAGACAGCCTGACGTCGTCCTCCCCAGTTTTGAGTAAAATTGCTGGGGCCATTaaaggctcctcctcctcagggaCTAGAGGTCGGACCTTTTTTGGAGAGAAGTCTCGAAAGCCCAGTCCACACAGGAGCTTGTCGGACAGTGGGACTGAAGGACAGGCGGATGCCGGGTCTGGAGCCAGGTCTAAAGTACCTCCAGGTCTCAGTCCACGTTCTACACCAGACTCAGCAAGAAAGCTGGGGGGTCGACAAGACTCGCTGGGGTCTGGAGGTTCTGATGGTGATGGAGGCAGTTTAGGCCTCTTCAAG atgtccaGGTTGAAGCACCCAAACCCTTTCTACCTGGGCTCCCTGAAGAAGATCCTGACTGAGAAGGAGACAGAGGAGATGTATAACACCATCAA ACTAACATCAGGAGCAGAGAACACCTTGTTCCACTACGTTCTGATGGAGACTGTGCAGGGAATCTTCATCGCTCCCACTCACAGAGAAGTGGCTCAGCTCAGTGGATCCATTCATCCACAGCTCATACGCAACTTCCACCACTGCTGCCTCTCCATCCGCGCTGCCTTCCAGAAGAGTCTGCCAGCCAGG AGCCGTCGTGCAGCAGAGCGGCCTCAAAGCTCTGCTCTGGGTTTCGGTCCGATCAAAGAGCACGGCGTTCTGTTCCAGTGTAAACCcgaaaactggactgagcagaAGAAACAAGCCCCTGTCATGACTTACTGGGTTATAGG ATTGCAGATGAGGCTGCAGTGCGTGCTGAGATGA
- the intu gene encoding protein inturned isoform X5 — protein sequence MANCSADIPQTRTDKDEVRHQNKSGSDSTSSFSDSDSSNELEPEWLDNIQKNGELFYLELSEGEEEAALAQATANPCMSTNHVRFSEKEAEIITVHNKQPHSSHTKAAPTLKRLARILRRKSRRSRHREPHSGSRDTSSPPASILKNQTGQRQGEGAHQQLKEVCVYLNPKRLAGSSPLLSDRGSLLEALLGVVHHPTWSTGQTDPEVLRQEERLTVHGLVPNSPATKCGRIFIGDVLVAVDDVDVTPENIERVLSCIPGPAQVRLTLETVALKDRDEARGTSSTQRIKASPPVSQLVRLLWGEDTAELQMSLGHIPHVVMYLSLKLDSSSLQEEEEILYQYPVSEASSQLKGVRGIFLTLSDMLENVTGGRITSSSLLLGKHLVHVGYWKENNNLLVLGLPAERVPLLCLQTVVEDVVRTLKVMYGSLDRAFCTVDHAPKLDHFFCLFFQQLIQPSRLTQGSPMPPQDMSGTLFLDGLPAVRWLTLPAEIKTEVDTVLSDFESSDFGEMSEDVFGLRRLYVILGSCLFYRSYLIANHLPKEDLLDVCLYCQHYCLLPLTTEQRVGQLVIWREVFPQQRAKRGESSMPGYSPLQGRHFLLIVGLRHFMQCVLLEAGGCASPALGSSGPDCVYVDQVKATLLQLEVLEAAMEERLNAPPAPCLSCADWFLPAATARDRLDSLTSSSPVLSKIAGAIKGSSSSGTRGRTFFGEKSRKPSPHRSLSDSGTEGQADAGSGARSKVPPGLSPRSTPDSARKLGGRQDSLGSGGSDGDGGSLGLFKMSRLKHPNPFYLGSLKKILTEKETEEMYNTIKLTSGAENTLFHYVLMETVQGIFIAPTHREVAQLSGSIHPQLIRNFHHCCLSIRAAFQKSLPARVRSVSSMRH from the exons ATGGCTAATTGTAGTGCAGATATACCTCAAACGAGGACGGATAAGGACGAAGTTAGGCATCAGAACAAGAGCGGCAGTGACTCCACATCAAGTTTCAGCGACTCTGACTCCAGCAA TGAGCTGGAACCAGAATGGCTTGACAACATTCAAAAGAATGGGGAACTTTTCTACCTGGAGCTTAGTGAAGGCGAGGAGGAGGCGGCTCTGGCCCAGGCCACAGCAAATCCCTGCATGTCCACCAACCACGTTCGCTTCAGCGAAAAGGAAGCAGAGATCATCACGGTGCACAACAAGCAGCCACACAGCTCACACACCAAAGCTGCTCCCACACTTAAAAGGTTAGCCAGAATCTTGAGGAGGAAATCCCGGCGCTCTCGGCACAGGGAGCCGCACAGTGGAAGCAGAGACACTTCATCGCCACCAGCTTCCATTTTAAAAAACCAGACAGGTCAGCGTCAGGGTGAGGGAGCTCATCAGCAGCTGAAGGAAGTGTGTGTCTACCTCAATCCCAAACGCCTAGCAGGTTCCTCCCCCCTTCTGAGTGACAGAGGAAGCCTGCTGGAGGCGCTGCTGGGAGTGGTACATCACCCCACATGGAGCACAGGACAGACAGACCCTGAAGTGCTCAGGCAGGAGGAAAGACTGACTGTTCATGGATTGGTACCAAACAGTCCAGCAACAAAATGTGGCCGAATCTTTATTG GTGACGTTCTTGTCGCTGTGGATGACGTTGATGTGACCCCAGAGAACATCGAGAGGGTTTTGTCCTGCATCCCAGGACCAGCACAG GTGAGGCTGACGTTGGAAACCGTAGCTCTAAAGGACAGGGACGAGGCCAGGGGCACTTCATCCACTCAGAGGATAAAGGCTTCTCCACCGGTCAGCCAGCTGGTGCGCCTGCTGTGGGGGGAGGACACGGCTGAACTGCAAATGTCACTGGGACACATCCCACACGTTGTCATGTACCTGTCACTTAAACTGGACTCATCGTCGCTGCAGGAAGAG GAAGAAATCTTGTATCAGTATCCCGTCTCTGAGGCATCCAGTCAGCTAAAGGGTGTGAGGGGCATCTTCCTCACTCTGTCGGACATGCTGGAGAACGTCACAGGAGGGCGCATAACCAG TTCTTCTCTGCTGCTGGGGAAACATCTGGTTCACGTCGGCTACTGGAAGGAGAACAACAACTTGCTCGTCCTTGGTCTTCCTGCTGAGAG GGTTCCTCTACTCTGTCTTCAGACGGTGGTGGAAGACGTCGTGCGAACGTTAAAAGTGATGTATGGCTCTTTGGACAG GGCATTCTGCACAGTGGACCATGCTCCCAAGCTGGACCATTTCTTCTGCCTGTTTTTCCAGCAGCTCATTCAGCCTTCACGATTAACCCAAGGTTCCCCGATGCCACCTCAAGATATGTCAGGGACACTATTCCTTGATGGACTACCGGCTGTACGCTGGCTTACTCTGCCTGCAGAAATCAAG acggAGGTGGATACAGTTTTGTCTGATTTTGAGTCCTCTGATTTTGGTGAAATG TCTGAGGACGTTTTTGGCCTGAGGCGCTTGTATGTAATTCTGGGCTCCTGTTTGTTCTACAGG TCCTACCTGATTGCTAACCATCTACCAAAGGAGGACTTGCTGGATGTGTGTCTGTATTGTCAGCACTACTGCCTTCTCCCGCTGACGACAGAGCAGCGAGTGGGTCAGCTGGTCATCTGGAGAGAGGTGTTTCCCCAGCAGAGAGCCAAAAGAGGCGAGAGCTCCATGCCAGGTTACAGCCCGCTTCAGGGAAGACACTTCCTCCTTATTGTGGGCCTG AGGCACTTCATGCAGTGTGTCCTGTTGGAAGCGGGGGGCTGTGCCTCTCCAGCTTTGGGCTCTTCCGGACCAGACTGTGTCTATGTGGATCAG GTCAAAGCTACCCTTCTGCAGCTGGAAGTGTTGGAAGCAGCGATGGAAGAGCGTTTAAATGCTCCACCTGCTCCCTGCCTGTCCTGTGCCGACTGGTTTCTCCCTGCCGCTACAGCCCGGGACCGACTAGACAGCCTGACGTCGTCCTCCCCAGTTTTGAGTAAAATTGCTGGGGCCATTaaaggctcctcctcctcagggaCTAGAGGTCGGACCTTTTTTGGAGAGAAGTCTCGAAAGCCCAGTCCACACAGGAGCTTGTCGGACAGTGGGACTGAAGGACAGGCGGATGCCGGGTCTGGAGCCAGGTCTAAAGTACCTCCAGGTCTCAGTCCACGTTCTACACCAGACTCAGCAAGAAAGCTGGGGGGTCGACAAGACTCGCTGGGGTCTGGAGGTTCTGATGGTGATGGAGGCAGTTTAGGCCTCTTCAAG atgtccaGGTTGAAGCACCCAAACCCTTTCTACCTGGGCTCCCTGAAGAAGATCCTGACTGAGAAGGAGACAGAGGAGATGTATAACACCATCAA ACTAACATCAGGAGCAGAGAACACCTTGTTCCACTACGTTCTGATGGAGACTGTGCAGGGAATCTTCATCGCTCCCACTCACAGAGAAGTGGCTCAGCTCAGTGGATCCATTCATCCACAGCTCATACGCAACTTCCACCACTGCTGCCTCTCCATCCGCGCTGCCTTCCAGAAGAGTCTGCCAGCCAGGGTGAGAAGTGTTTCCAGCATGAGGCATTAA